The Dietzia sp. ANT_WB102 region CGCGAAAAGCTCGACGCCGGCACGACCCCCGGAGCCGACTCCGGTATGGACGCCGAGGATTCCCGGTAGGCCGCTAACGGCGAGTAGTGTAATGAGGCCGTCCAGCCGGAGGCCCCAGACGAAGACCGAGAGAGATCACCTGTGTCACCAGTTCGTCCTCGCGGCGCCGACGCCCGCCCCAGACCGTGGGCGCTGCTGTCCACCTTCTTCTTGGTGCTGTTCATCCTCTTCCTCGGCGCTTTCGCCGTGGCCGAACGCGGACTGACACCCAAACTGGGAATCGACCTGCAAGGCGGCACCCGCGTCACCCTGATCCCCAAGGGACAGCACGACGACGCAGATCTTCGGCTGGCGCAGGACATCATCCGAGACCGCGTCGACGGTCTGGGCGTGGCCGGGACCACTGTCGTCATCGAGGGCAGCAATATCGTCCTCACAGTCCCCGGGGAGGATTCCAGCCAGGCTCGCGATCTCGGCACCACCTCGCAACTCACGATCCGACCGGTCCTGCAGGTCCAGCCGGTCGCCGAGGGCGACCTCGAACCCGTTCCCGCCGCAAAGGGAGACCGTGCGGCGGTCGCCCGCGAGGTCGACGAGGCACGGAAAGTCCGCCAGGGCGATCCGCAACAGCTCACGCAGACACTCGCGGCGTTCCGTTGCCCGGAACGAGATGTGTTGGCCGGTTTCGACGACCCGTCCCAGGCCCTGATCGCGTGCGGCGATGGCGCCAAGTACGTGCTCGGTCCGGTCCCGTTGCTCATCGACGAACCTGAAGACGGGAAGCGACTCGACGGACAACAGATCGTCAAGGACTCTGTCAGTTCCGGGTTCAACCAGCAGGCCGCAAAGAACGAGGTCTCCTTCCGCTTCAACGCCGGTCCCGGTCAGCAGGGCAGCGCCACCTGGTCCCGCCTGACACAGGAGAACCTTCAGCGACAGATCGCCATCCTCCTCGACGGCCAGGTCATCAGCGCGCCCGTAGTCCAGGGCGTCACCCCGGTGGGTTCGGCCACCTCCATCACCGGGGACTTCACCACCGATGAGGCGGCCTCCCTCGCCGCGAACCTGCGTTATGGCGCTCTGCCCATCTCGTTCGAGGACCCCAACGTCGACAACGTGCCCGCATCCCTCGGCCTGGCCTCGCTCGAGGCCGGCCTACTCGCCGGCGCAATCGGCTTCCTGCTGGTGCTCGCCTACTCAGTCGTCTTCTATCGGCTCCTCGGCGTGCTGGCATTCATCTCGCTACTCCTGTCTTTCGTGCTCACCTACGTCCTGCTGGTCTTCCTCGGCTATACGGTCGATTACAGCCTCGACCTCGCTGGCATCGCGGGCCTGGTTATCGGAATCGGCATGACGGCCGATTCCTACGTGGTGTTCTTCGAGCGCATCAAGGACGAGCTACGGGAGGGCCACAGGTTCAGATCCGCCGTCCCGCGGGCGTGGAAGAGCGCCAGCCGCACGATCGTCACCGGCAACATGGTCAGTCTCATCGGTGCCGTCGTGCTCTACTTGTTGGCCAGCGGCGAGGTTCGTGGGTTCGCATTCACCCTCGGGCTGACCACCGTCATGGACGTGCTCGTCGCATTCACTGTGACCTGGCCGCTCGTCTACCTGGCCTCCACCAGGCCCCTCTTCGCCAAAACCTGGGCGAATGGAATGGGGAGGATGGAGAACATCCAGGCGGCCGCAGCGGAACAACGTCGCCACGATCGCAAGGTCGACCAGGTGACCGAGCAG contains the following coding sequences:
- the secD gene encoding protein translocase subunit SecD, yielding MSPVRPRGADARPRPWALLSTFFLVLFILFLGAFAVAERGLTPKLGIDLQGGTRVTLIPKGQHDDADLRLAQDIIRDRVDGLGVAGTTVVIEGSNIVLTVPGEDSSQARDLGTTSQLTIRPVLQVQPVAEGDLEPVPAAKGDRAAVAREVDEARKVRQGDPQQLTQTLAAFRCPERDVLAGFDDPSQALIACGDGAKYVLGPVPLLIDEPEDGKRLDGQQIVKDSVSSGFNQQAAKNEVSFRFNAGPGQQGSATWSRLTQENLQRQIAILLDGQVISAPVVQGVTPVGSATSITGDFTTDEAASLAANLRYGALPISFEDPNVDNVPASLGLASLEAGLLAGAIGFLLVLAYSVVFYRLLGVLAFISLLLSFVLTYVLLVFLGYTVDYSLDLAGIAGLVIGIGMTADSYVVFFERIKDELREGHRFRSAVPRAWKSASRTIVTGNMVSLIGAVVLYLLASGEVRGFAFTLGLTTVMDVLVAFTVTWPLVYLASTRPLFAKTWANGMGRMENIQAAAAEQRRHDRKVDQVTEQDRDRGVTAAIRGPVGDTITGPRTERPATDEEEGR